A single Leptolyngbya sp. 'hensonii' DNA region contains:
- a CDS encoding ATP-binding protein, with protein sequence MQDELTVNVLLVDDHPENLLVLEAILGRLGQNLVKAQSGTEALRCLLNQDFAVVLLDVQMPMLDGFETATLIRQRERSRNTPIIFLTAFNTSDTLIFKGYALGAVDYLMKPINPEILLSKVSVFVDLYKKTAEVERQSRQLMVINAELRQSEARFRSLSACSPVGIFLLDIAGRCTYTNPQCQAICGFTLEESLEEGWTQFLHPDDRARAMADWTQNIRNHQTFSYEYRFQRGDGSLCWAHVRTSPLFSDHGALMGHVGTLEDITERKQAEAIREQVLQEQAARQQAEAANRMKDEFLALVSHELRTPLNSILGWSRLLQTRNLDAATTARALETIGRNARSQARLIDDVLDISRIIRGKLHLSISPVDLVGVIEVTVEAMHPQAEAKSIGLKTRLDSTTCTVSGDPERLKQIIWNLLSNAIKFTPQGGQVEINLLLVTGQSSWGHSSKSNPELMTNDQQPVTNDTYAQLTVTDTGIGISPDFLPYVFDRFRQADSSSTRSHGGLGLGLAIVRHLVELHGGRVQVHSEGKDRGATFTVLLPLLQPARRSNQAQNEIVGQIIAG encoded by the coding sequence ATGCAGGACGAGTTGACCGTTAATGTGCTCCTGGTTGATGACCATCCAGAAAATCTGCTGGTGCTAGAGGCTATCTTAGGCAGACTGGGTCAAAATTTGGTGAAAGCGCAGTCGGGTACGGAAGCACTCCGATGCTTGCTGAATCAGGATTTTGCCGTGGTCTTGCTGGATGTGCAGATGCCCATGCTCGACGGATTCGAAACGGCCACCCTGATCCGACAGCGGGAACGATCGCGGAATACCCCCATCATTTTCCTGACAGCCTTTAACACCAGTGATACTTTGATTTTCAAGGGATATGCCCTAGGGGCTGTGGATTATTTGATGAAGCCGATTAATCCGGAGATTTTGCTTTCCAAAGTCTCGGTGTTTGTGGACCTGTATAAGAAAACGGCTGAGGTCGAACGGCAATCCAGGCAGTTGATGGTCATCAATGCAGAATTGCGCCAGAGTGAAGCCCGCTTCCGCTCCCTCAGTGCCTGTTCTCCCGTGGGTATTTTTCTGCTGGATATTGCCGGACGCTGTACCTACACCAATCCCCAATGTCAGGCTATCTGTGGATTCACCCTGGAAGAGAGTTTGGAGGAAGGCTGGACTCAATTCCTCCATCCTGACGATCGGGCAAGGGCGATGGCAGATTGGACCCAGAATATCCGAAACCACCAGACCTTCTCCTATGAATACCGCTTTCAACGGGGGGATGGTAGCTTGTGCTGGGCCCATGTTCGGACATCGCCCCTGTTCTCTGACCACGGGGCCTTGATGGGCCATGTGGGTACCCTGGAAGACATCACAGAACGGAAGCAGGCAGAAGCCATTCGGGAGCAGGTGCTGCAGGAACAGGCTGCTCGTCAGCAGGCAGAAGCGGCCAACCGAATGAAAGATGAGTTTCTCGCCCTTGTTTCCCATGAACTGCGGACCCCTCTGAATTCAATTCTGGGTTGGTCCAGGCTACTGCAAACCAGAAACCTGGATGCAGCAACCACGGCCCGAGCGCTGGAAACGATCGGACGGAATGCCCGATCTCAGGCTCGCCTGATTGATGATGTCCTGGATATTTCCCGCATCATTCGGGGCAAGCTTCACCTGTCGATCTCGCCGGTTGATCTGGTAGGGGTAATTGAAGTCACTGTGGAAGCGATGCATCCCCAAGCCGAGGCCAAATCCATAGGTCTGAAAACCCGGCTAGACTCCACAACCTGTACGGTTTCAGGAGATCCAGAACGACTCAAACAAATTATTTGGAATTTGCTCTCCAATGCCATCAAGTTCACTCCCCAGGGAGGCCAAGTAGAGATCAACTTGCTATTGGTTACGGGGCAATCGTCATGGGGCCATAGTTCTAAATCCAATCCAGAATTAATGACGAATGATCAACAACCCGTGACCAATGACACCTACGCGCAACTCACGGTCACCGATACCGGTATCGGTATTTCACCGGATTTTCTGCCCTATGTGTTCGATCGCTTCCGTCAGGCGGATAGCAGCAGTACCCGCTCCCATGGGGGATTGGGACTGGGATTGGCGATCGTCCGGCATTTGGTGGAATTGCATGGAGGCAGGGTGCAGGTCCATAGCGAAGGCAAAGATCGGGGGGCCACCTTTACCGTCCTGCTCCCCCTATTACAACCGGCCCGCAGAAGCAACCAGGCGCAGAATGAGATTGTGGGTCAAATTATTGCTGGGTAA
- a CDS encoding LysR family transcriptional regulator, protein MELRHLRYFIILAEELHFGRAAERLHIAQPPLSQQIRQLEVELGFQLFYRTKRKVQLTEAGQLFLGRCQDILQQLEQAIQLGQQAHRGEAGHLRVGFVGSAAYNVLPPILRAFRSQTPTVTLELQELTTDQQLRWLQEGRIDIGFVRPPVKGSTIHSTVIFQESLIVALPESHILTTQTHVATKSLFQESFILFPRSLAPGLYDPIISLCRQAGFSPQIAQEAIQMQTIVSLVAAEMGVAIVPASLQNLQRQGVVYKTLQEETPTVELALIWRVHPSPTVQRFLEIAGSNWQPDPVNQDCQQG, encoded by the coding sequence ATGGAATTGCGACACCTGCGCTACTTTATTATTCTGGCTGAGGAATTGCATTTTGGTCGCGCCGCAGAGAGACTGCACATTGCCCAGCCTCCCCTCAGTCAACAGATCCGTCAACTGGAAGTGGAACTAGGATTTCAGCTTTTTTATCGAACCAAGCGCAAGGTTCAACTGACAGAAGCTGGACAACTGTTCTTGGGGCGATGTCAGGATATTTTGCAGCAACTGGAACAAGCGATTCAGTTAGGGCAACAGGCTCACCGGGGGGAAGCTGGACACTTGCGGGTTGGGTTTGTTGGCTCTGCTGCTTACAATGTTTTACCACCGATTCTGAGGGCCTTTCGTTCCCAAACCCCTACCGTTACGCTGGAATTGCAAGAATTAACCACAGATCAACAACTGCGCTGGCTACAGGAAGGACGAATAGATATTGGTTTTGTACGCCCCCCTGTAAAGGGGAGCACCATCCATTCAACGGTGATTTTTCAAGAATCCCTGATCGTTGCCTTACCCGAATCTCACATCTTGACAACTCAGACTCACGTTGCGACTAAATCTCTGTTCCAGGAGTCCTTCATTTTGTTTCCACGCTCTTTAGCCCCGGGTTTGTATGACCCCATCATCAGTCTGTGTCGTCAGGCCGGATTTAGCCCTCAGATTGCTCAGGAGGCTATCCAGATGCAGACGATCGTGAGCCTGGTTGCAGCAGAAATGGGGGTGGCGATCGTTCCAGCATCCCTGCAAAATCTCCAGCGCCAGGGTGTGGTCTACAAGACACTCCAGGAGGAGACCCCAACCGTAGAACTCGCCCTGATCTGGCGAGTTCATCCCTCTCCCACCGTTCAGCGTTTTCTGGAGATTGCAGGCTCAAATTGGCAACCAGACCCTGTCAACCAGGACTGTCAGCAGGGGTGA